In a genomic window of Chroicocephalus ridibundus chromosome 18, bChrRid1.1, whole genome shotgun sequence:
- the LOC134525029 gene encoding uncharacterized protein LOC134525029 → MLVFRSLATWEVYSRRGDFSCRADGASQVSPCLDIPKRRQLRGSPDVVKLPPGLRSQHCFSAQKGLRIQRLIASAPEGAIKRSHFDNNLAGIVRRSCAEVSAVGKPSETCDDGSALPRHPSEAGSGEETQVPGYGQNPPGPRGATRRALKLKNLFPRHLAVTPPIQDDISSGLDAAGGKVCC, encoded by the exons ATGCTTGTTTTTCGCTCTCTGGCCACGTGGGAAGTTTATTCCCGCAGAGGTGACTTCTCCTGCCGTGCGGATGGAGCATCCCAGGTGTCCCCCTGTTTGGATATTCCCAAACGGCGCCAGCTCCGGGGCAGCCCGGACGTGGTAAAGCTTCCGCCTGGGCTCCGCTCTCAGCATTGCTTCTCAGCGCAGAAAGGTCTCCGTATCCAGCGTTTGATAGCCTCAGCCCCCGAAGGAGCCATAAAAAG GAGCCACTTCGATAACAACCTCGCTGGCATCGTTCGGCGGAGCTGCGCTGAGGTTTCAGCCGTCGGGAAGCCTTCAGAGACGTGCGACGACGGGTCGGCGCTGCCCAGGCATCCCTCCGAGGCCGGGAGCGGGGAAGAGACGCAGGTCCCTGGCTATGGACAAAACCCACCGGGTCCCCGAGGAGCCACTCGCAGAGCCTTAAAGCTG aaaaacctTTTTCCCCGCCACCTGGCCGTTACCCCCCCGATCCAGGACGACATCTCTTCTGGCCTGGATGCTGCTGGAGGCAAAGTCTGCTGCTGA